CGCCCGCGGGCTCGCCGGGTTTGGGCGTCTTGCCGTGTTCGTGGGCGATGACCCGGGCCACCTCGCCCGCTTCCTCGGTCAGGCGGGCCATCAGCAGCAGCGGCGGAAAATAGCCCTCCTTGAACTGCGAGATGTACGCGTCCACACGGGCGCTGGCGTCGGCGAAGGTCAGGGAGGGGGGGGCGATCTGGGACATGCCGCAGGCTAGCGCGTGGCCGGGCTCGAACCTCGACCGGAACGAAAAAGCCCCCTCCGCTGGGAAAGGGGCTGTCGGATATGGGCGTGCTTACCGGATATACAGGTAGGTTTCCTGCACGTCTCGGTCCCCCAGAGCGTAGGGGGTCAGGTAGGCGGTGGTGGTCGAGTTCCAGCGGTTGCCGTCGTACGTGCCGCTCAGCACGAGGCTCGTGGTGGGGCGCACGCGGGTAAAGATGGCACGCACCCGCTGGATGCCGCGCGGCTCGGCCAGGTTGTACATCACGCCGTCTTCGGGACGCGGGAAGAAAGTGGTCCCGGCATTCACGTAGACGTTCTGGGCCAGGACGCTGGCAAAGCCGTTGCTCTGCAGGGCGATCAGGGTCACGTAGCCGGGCACGCGGGCGCTGAACTGAAAACGCACTGCCTCGCCCACGGCGTAGGTGCTGCCCTCGCCCCGGTCCGGGCGCAGGCCGGTGATCAGGTTGCTGCGCTGCGGCTGAATCTGAACGTTGGCGTTGGGCTGGACAGTCACGGTGCAGGCGCTGAGCCCCAGGGCCAGCGTGCCGAGCAGAAGGAAGGTGCGCATACCCGGCAGCATAGGCGCCCAGGCTGACGGGAAGCTGAGAGAAAGCCGCCTGACAATTCAGGTTCGGGACCAGGAAACGCCCTCTGCGCGGCGTGATCCCATCTTTCCTGACGGTTGCCACGCTGGCCCTGACGTACCATGCGGTATGACCCGCGCCGTGCGTTCCCTGGTGTTGATGTGGCTGTTGTGCGCTGCTCCATGTTCCGCTGCCCTGGCCCAAGGAGAACCGGTTTTTCCCACCGCCACGCAGACGAAGCCGACGGATGAGACGCCCGGCACCCCGGCGGCACCGGGGACATTGCCGGGCGGCGGCTATAGCACCAATCGGTTCTTCGAGGACCTCAAGAATGGGCGGGTGGCCTCAGTCCGGCTGGACAGCGCCGGCAACGCCAGCGTGACCTTCCTGGCTGGGCCAAGTGCCTCGTCGCCGGCGATGCGCTCGCTGGTGGTGCCGCCCGACGGCGCCACGCTGGACAAGATTCGCGCGGCCAACGTGCCGCTGCGGGTGGTGGCGGGTGGCTCGCCCTTCGGCTGGATCACGCAGGCGCTGCCGCTGGTGTTGACCGCGCTGATCCTGCTGGTGTTGTGGCGCAGCATGCGCGGCGCTAGCGGTGGCGGCAATGCCGCCAGCAATTTCGGGAAATCGAAGGCGGCGGTGATTGCCGAGGGGCAGATCAAGCTGAACTTCACCGACGTTGCCGGCTGCGACGAGGCCAAGCAGGACCTGCAGGAAGTCGTGGACTTCCTGCGCCAGCCCGAGAAATACCACCAGCTCGGCGCCCGCATCCCCCACGGCGTCCTCCTCGTCGGCCCGCCTGGTTCCGGCAAGACCCTGCTGGCCAAAGCCGTCGCCGGCGAGGCCAAGGTGCCGTACTTCTCCATCAGCGGCTCGGACTTCGTCGAGATGTTTGTCGGTGTCGGCGCCGCCCGCGTCCGTGACCTGTTCGAACAGGCGCGCAAGAGTGCCCCGTGCATCGTCTTTATCGACGAGATCGACGCCGTGGGCCGCAAGCGCGGCGTCTCGATGCAGGGCGGCAACGACGAGCGCGAGCAGACCCTCAACCAGTTGCTGGTGGAAATGGACGGGTTCGGCAGCGGCCAGGAAGTGATCATCCTGGCCGCCACCAACCGCCCGGATGTGCTCGACGCTGCCTTGCTGCGTCCGGGACGCTTTGACCGCCAGGTGGTGGTGGACGCCCCCGACGTGCGGGGCCGCGAACACATCCTGAGGATTCACGCGCGCAAAAAGCCGCTGGACGTGAGCGTGGACCTGGGCGTGGTGGCCCGGCGCACGGCAGGGATGGTGGGGGCGGATCTGGAGAACCTGCTCAACGAGGCGGCGCTGCAAGCGGCGCGGGAGGGACGCAACCGCATCACCGGGCGGGATGTGGACGAGGCCAGAGACCGGGTGCTGATGGGCCCCGAGCGGCGCAGCATGGTGGTGCGGGAGGCCGATCGTAAGGTCACCGCCTACCACGAAGTCGGTCACGCCCTGGCCGCTCAACTCCTGCCCCATGCCAACCGCGTCAACAAGCTGACTGTGGTGCCGCGTGGCCGGGCGGCGGGCTTCATGATGCCCGATGCCGACGACCGCCTGCACGTCACCCGCCCCGCGCTCGAGGACATGATCGCCGTGGCCCTGGCGGGCCGCGCGGCGGAGGAAGTCATCTACGGCGAGGTCACCACCGGCGCCCAGAACGATTTCCAGCAGGCCACCAACATCGCTCGGCGCATGGTCACCGAATGGGGGATGAGTGACCGCATCGGCAAGGTGGCGCTGGCCTCCGATCAAGCCGGGTATCTGGGCGGCGGTTCGCAGATGCAGCCCATGTCAGAGGCCACCGCCCAGGAAATCGACGAGGAGGTGCGCGCCCTGATCGACGCCGCCTACGGACGCGTGCTGACCCTGGTGCGCGAACACTTGGCCGCCGTCCACGAGATCGTGCGCGTCCTGCTGTCCCGTGAGACCCTGTACGGCGAGGAGTTCTCCACCTTGCTGGCCGGTGGTCAGCTGGCCGAACCATCTCCAGTCAGCCTGAGCAAGACCGCCAGCCTGGCCTGAAATAGGGCGGGTGGCTGCAGGCGGTCAGCTCCCTCTGAGGCCCCTTTTCCTCGGCTGCTCAGTCCTCATCCTCCGGGTCACGGGTCTCGCTGGGTTTGATGGGAGAACGGGTGCGGTTCTGCTCGGGCGGCCTGCGCTCACCGTCGTCGCGCGTCAGTTTGATCTCGATAGGCGAGCCGCCGAAGTTCAGGCTGCGCTGGGGGAACGGAATCTCGATGCCCGCCTGATCCATGGCGATCTTGATGCGGCGATTGAACTCGCGGCCCACCGCGTACTGGCTCTTGGGCAGGACCTTGAACAGGGCGCGCAACGTTACGCCATCGGCGGCCAGCTGGGTGACGCCCTGAATCTCAGGTTCCTCCAGAAAGAAACGCTTCCAGTCCTCGGCGGCGTAAAGCTCGTCACTGACGGCCTTCAGCACGCGCAACGCGTCGTTGATGTTGGCATTGTAGGTCACGTCCACAGTGGCCACCACCCGGCTCCAGTCCTTGCTGCTGACGCTGACGGTATTGATCTGACCGTTGGGGACGATATGCACCGTGCCGTCCAGGGCGCGCAGGGCGGTCACGCGCAGATTCAGCCTCTCCACGTTGCCGCTGAGGGTCCCGCTGTTGACCGTGATCACGTCGCCCACACCGTACTGATCTTCCAGCAGAATGAAAAAGCCGGTGAAAACGTCCTTGATCAGGCTCTGTGCGCCGAAACCCACTGCCAGACCCAGCACCGAGACCCCGGCCAGCAGGCTGGTGGCATTGACCCCCAGCGCCTGCAGGCCCGCGATCAGGCTGATGATGATGATGATGACCTTCAGGGTGCTTTCCACCACGCCCTTGAGGGTCTGTACCCGCACGTTGCGGCGGTTGAATTCCTCGTCGCCCGGCACGATGCTCTCGCTGAAATTGCCCACCATCCGCCACGCGATCAGGGCGAGCGCCACGATCACCACGGCCTGTCCGGCGGTGTTGCGGAAGCCCTCGGCAATGTTCTGACCCAGTGCGAACAGCACGGGGACGTCGGGCAGGTAGATCTTGTAGGTGGCGTAGGCGACGTAACCCACCACCACGGTCACCAGCCACAGCCATTTCAGGGCCTGCAGCATGCGGGCGTCGATCTGGTCTTTCAGGGCCCGCAGCAGCAGGTGGCCAAAACGGTAGATGGCGTAGGAGATGACCAGCGCGATGGCCAGCCAGAGCCACACGCTGGGTTTAGACAGTTGGACAAGCAGAATTTCCAGCATAACGGTCCAGTCTCTCACAAAGGACCTGAAGCCGGAATGACAGCCGGATGGGAAAATGTAGGGTGCCTGCCGCCCTGACCGGCGGTGACCCTGCCCGCAGCCCACTAGACTGCCGGGTATGTCTTCCGAAGCCAGCAAAACAGCAGCCAGCAAGCCAGACAGCAGCAAGCCCATTTCTCCGGATGACCGCGCCCGGCTGGACCCCGTGTTCATGCAGGTGGTGCTGGACGTGCAGGCGCAGGTGCAGCAGACCCAGCCCACGCAGACCGGAAATCTGGCCGCCATGTTCCACAAGGAGACGGTGGGCGACGCCCTGCAAGGGCTGGCCATGCTGATCGCGGGCTGGAACCAGAACCGCATCGACGGCGCGGGGCTGGCCCGGGCCGTTAAATCCCTGCGTGCCCTGGATCTGCCCGAACTGGCCGGGCGGATGGAAAAACTGCGCCAGATCGACGAGGGCTGACCCGGGCGGGGAAACGGCTGGCCCGTCTCCCTGGACCGTCTAGCTCGAGGGGAGCCGCGTGATGATCTCCAGCCCGTGGCCGGTAGGGTCTTTGAAATACACGCCCCGTCCACCGTGATGGGTGTTGACCTGGCCGGGCAGGGTCATCTGCGGATCGGCCCAGTGATCCAGCTGGCTGGTCAGCATGCGGCCGTAAATTTCGTCGAAGGTGCGGTTATCGACCAGAAAGGCGACGTGCTGCATCTGGATGCTTTCCGTTTCCGGCTTTGCAAACTGGATGTGCGTCCCGTCCTCCAGGTACACCGTGGCGAACGGCCCCCAGAAGGTCGGGGCGTTCAGGCCGAACAGCCAGGCCAGGAAGGTGGCCGCCTCGGCTTTATCGTGGGCGGCGAGCAGAACGTGATGGAAGTGGATGGGCATGTGGGCCTCTGTTGGACGCGGCAGGGCCTCTGGCTCAAGCAGCCGGCCAGAGGGGCGCGTGGCAGCATTCTAATCCTTCAGGACTTCTTGCGCCGGGCCCGGAAGGTCAGCAGATCGGCGTACATGCGGGTTCGGGCCCACGCGCCGTTCCAGAACCCACGTTTTTTCTCCTTGAGCACCTGTCCCACCTGTGGTAGTTCCACGTAATCCCACCGCGCTCCGGTGGCCTTGAGGTGCGCGGTGATGGCCGGTTCGGGCCAGCGTTCCTCGCCCAGGTGGGGCACGGCCAGCAGCCAGTCGCGGCGGCAGACCCGCTGCCCACTCAGGTGCGGCGTCAGTTTATTGCCCCAGTCGGTCACGAAACCGCCGCCCTCGAAGACGCCGATGCTCATGTCCAGTTCGCCGCTGATCACCGGGCGCAGCATCCGCCGCAGGTGGTCCAGGGTCAGCCCGGTCAGGTCGGCGTCCAGCATCACAATGAACTCGGCGTTCGTGGCGTCCAGCGCCGCCCTCAGGGCCGCGCCCTTACCGACGTTCTCGGCCAGTTCCACTACCCGCGCTCCCGCCGCGCGGGCCACCGCTGCCGTAGCGTCGTCGCTGCCATCGGAGGCCACCACCACCTGCGGCGCGAGTTGCAGACCCACCCGCACCACGTCCGCCACCGTGTCCGCCTCGTTGTAGGCGGGAATGATCACCGCCACGGACGGGGCTTCGGGGGGGCGCGAGTCCAGCATGATGCCCATGCTACGGGAAGGCGGGTCCGCCGTGGCCGGGCTGGGCTGAACGGGACTGCGCCATCTGCCCTAAACTTCCATGTTATGGACCTCAAGGCACAACTCAAAACGGCGGTGGAAGACGCGGCCCAGCAGATGGGCGCGGCGGTGGACGCCGCCATTCAGGAAACCCCGGCAGGCAAGGCGGGCGACTATGGCACCCCCGCCGCCTTTCTGATCGCCAAGGCCGTGGGCGGCAACCCCGCGCAGATCGCCGCGCAACTGGCCCAGACAGTCAGACTCCCTGAGGGCATCAGGAAAGTCGAGGCCGCGGGACCATTCCTGAACTTCTTCGTGGACGTGGGTGCGTTCGTGCGCGGCGTCGTCGAACAGCCCTTCGAGATGCCCCGGCTGAGCGGCAAGGTGGTGATCGAGCACACCTCGGTCAACCCCAACAAGGAACTGCATGTGGGTCACCTGCGAAATGTGGTGCTGGGAGACAGCATGGCCCGTATCTTTCGCGCCGCCGGGCAGACGGTAGAGGTTCAGAACTACATCGACGATACCGGGCGTCAGGCCGCCGAATCCATCTTTGCGGTGAACCACTACGGCCTGGAGTGGGACGGCGTGCAGAAGTACGACCACTGGCTGGGGGAGGGGTACGTGCGCCTGAACGCCGACCCGGCAAAGGCTGAACTGGAGCCGGGCATCCGCGAGATCATGCACCGCCTGGAAGCCGGGGAACTGAGGTCAGAGGTGGAAAAGGTCGTCCACGCCCACCTGCAGACCTGCTTTCGCCTGGGCGCACGCTATGACCTATTGAACTGGGAATCCGACGTGGTGGGCAGCGGTTTTCTGAGCAAGGCCATGACCATCCTGAAAGACAGCAAGTACACCTCCTCCCCCAACGAGGGCAAGTACGCCGGGGCCTTCGTGATGGACGTGGCCGAGTTCATGCCCGGTCTGGAGGAACCGCAGGTGGTGCTGATCCGCACCGACGGCACGGCCATGTACGCCGCCAAGGACATCGGGTACCAGTTCTGGAAGTTCGGGCTGTTCGAGGGCATGAAATTCAAGCCGTTCGCCACCGATCCCGAGGGCCGCACGGTCTGGACGAGTGCGCCGGACGGCCAGCCGGACACCGAAGCGCGCTTCGGTCACGCCGACGAGGTCATCAACGTCATCGACTCGCGCCAGGACCACCCGCAGACCGTGGTCAGGAGTTCACTGGGCGTCGCCGGACACACCGAGATGAAAGAGCGCAGCATTCACCTGTCGTACGCCTTCGTGACCCTGGAGGGCCAGACCATCAGTGGGCGCAAGGGCGTGACCGTGAGTGCCGACGCGGCGATGGACGAGGCGCAGAACAGAGCGCTGGGCGAGTTGTCGAAGGTCAACCCCGAACTTGCCGCGCAGGCCGGGGCCGACGAGATTGCCCGCCGCATCGGCCTGGGCGCGATCCGCTTTGCCATGCTCAAGGCCGAGCCGACGCGCAAGATCGACTTCCGCTGGGAGCAGGCGCTGGCCCTCAACGGCGATACCGCACCATATATCCAGTACGCCGCCGTCCGTGCCGCCAATATTCTCCGCAGGGGTCAGGAGGCTGGCTTTGCGGTGGACGGCACGGGGGCCGACTGGGATACGGTGCCGGACATTGACCTGGCCCTGGCCAAGCAGGTTGCCAAGCTGCCTCAAATTGTCGCCCAGAGCGTGCGCGTCCACTCGCCGCATGTGGTGGCCCAGTACGCCCTGGACCTCGCCACCTCGTTCAACGCGTGGTACAACGCCAAAGACAGGAAGGGCAAGCCCGCCACCAACGTCTTGCAGTCGGAAGAGGGCCTGCGCGAGGCCCGGCTGGCACTGGTGTCTCGCCTGCGTCAGGCCTTCGAGGAAACGCTGGACCTGATCGGCATCGAGGTTCCTGCGGCGATGTGAGGGGAACAGGGGGTGGGAACAGCAAATTCATCTGCTTGTTCCCACGCTCCCTGTTTTGCCCTACTTGGCTGCCTTCACGGTGGCGCGTTCTTCGAGCCGTTTGTAGAAGTTCACCAGCTTTTGCGCCATCTCTGGCGTAAAGCGGTTGCCGCCCAGGTGGGGGCCGCTCAGGGAGACGAACTCGCTGTTTCCCAGAGCGGCGTGCGGATACAGGCGTTCGCCGTTGGTCAGGGCCGGGACAGTGCCGTCGCTGACGCTGGCGGCCACGAACAGTGGCAGGTACGGCGCTTTGAAGGTCTGCATCAGCGGGTCCATGCTGGGCGGCGGCTCGCTCTGGGTGCCGTAGGCCACGCTGATCTCCTTGCGGCGGGTGGACGAGGCCCCCCAGGCCACCCGTAGGTCCGTCCAGGCATCAATCAGCGCCACGCCGCCCACCCGGTAGGGACTACCGGGCAGGGCGCTCCGCAGGGCCATCAGGCCGCCCATGCTCAGGCCTAGGGCGTAGGTGCGGCCATTCCAGCCAAAGCGCTTGAGGGCGGCGGCGTGGATCTGCCCCACTTCCTTCATGGCGCTGGGGCTGCCCCAGGTGGCGGGGCCGCCGTCGCCGCTAAGGAGAACAGCAAAATGTGAATCCAGCAGGGCTTCGATCAGCACCCGGAAGGTGGCGCTGTCACGCAAACGGGGCGCGCTCTGATTGCGGGGGTGAGAGACCACCACCAGCGGGCAGGGCAGGTAGGTGCAACTGTCGGGAATTCGCAGCAGGGATTCACGCCCGGTCTGGCCCAGCGGCAGCCAGTCGACCGGCTGGGGCGACGTGCCGGACTGGGGGATGTTGGGAACGGGGGTGCGCGGCGGCGTGGCGGCTCCCGCAACAGAGGGAACAGTCACGGCCAGCACCGCAATCAGGGAAAGGAACCGACTCACAACGTCCCAGACTGTAGCGCGCCGGACCTCACGGCGCACTGACATGGCGGCGCCACCGTCCTTGGGCCGCCCCCATCTGCTTTAGCGTCCGAAGATGAGCTTGCTCAGCCGGGTGTCTACCAGCAGCAGCGCCAGCAGTGCGGGCAGGATCAGGGCGGCCAGGAAGTAGCCCAGAATGGTCAGGGCGAAGCCCTGCGGGTCTCCTCCAGGGGAATGCAGGAGTTCGAGCGTCTGCAAGATGGCCGGGTGGATCAGGTAGATCTGCAGGCTGAACATCCCAATGGTCCCCAGGCCCACGCGCCACGGCCGTCTCAGGCGTTGCAGGCTGTAGGCCACCCCCAGCACGGTCAGCGCCATCAGGGTGGTGTAGGTCCAGCTTAAGGTGGAATACACCGTGGGGTTCAGGGCCTCGCCGCGCACGTAGGCAAGCGCCTGCGGGAGGTACAGCGCGTAGGCCGTCGCTGCCGCCGCGACCAGGAAAAGGCGGTACTTGCGCCACCACGCCGGGAACTCGTCGAGCCGCGCGCCCACCGCCACGCCCACCGTGATCGGCAGGATGTACCACAAGACGGTACTGGCCGGATAGGGCAGCCGCAGAAAGGAGCGGTTCAGCAGGTAGATGCCCAGCTGCAGCGCTGCACCGATCAAGATGGCCAGCACGATCGGCGGCCTGCGGCGGGCCAGCGGCAGCAGCAGCGGAATCACCAGGTAAACCTCCAGCGCCACCAGCAGGAAATACAGGTGGTAGCTGGCCTTGCCGTACTGCAGGTAGAACAGCCACTTGTCGGGATCGGTCAGGGTGTCGGGGGGGCGCTGCCCGGTCCATACGTACCACGCGATGTACAGCGCGCTCCACAGCAGGTACGGCCACGCCCCACGGGTGAGCCGCCGCCAGAAGTACCGCCCCGGCCTGAAATTCCTCAGCAGGCTGCGGGTCAGCACCACCGCCGACAGGAATACAAAGGCGGGCACGGCGAAGTGCAGCGTGCGGTTGATCAGTTGCAGCAGCAGGAAACTCAGGGTGTCGGGCACCGCGTAGCGCAGCGCCAGCCCGGAGGTGTGGTGGGCCACCACCTCCAGAATGGTGATGCCCCGGAACAGATCGATGGCGGTCAGCTTGTGCAGCGTCGGCCCCCGGCCTCCCGGCTCGGCCTCCGACGGAGGGATCAGTCCCTCGGCATCGGCGGTGGCATCAGGGTCTTCCGGCGGGCGCGGCAGGGACGGCGGCTCGGGCTCGGCGGAGGGGGGAAAACGGGTCTGGGTCATGGGACATCACGGGTCAGCTGAGCGCAGTCTAGAGGATTTGCCGGGAGCGTCGGCGTTTCCGCGGTCTCCTCCACAGCATCGGTGCCCAAAGGCTGCTCCTGGGCTGGGTGGGATCGGCCCTCAGCCGCGCCCGCGAACCTCGAAACCCGCGCCGCGCAGAATGCCGGTCGCCTGCGTCACGGCGTCGGCGGATTCCAGGCCCAGCCGCAGGGCTCCGCCTTCCTCGCGGATCGCCAGCACCTCGATGTCTTTGATATTCACCCCCGCTGCGCCCAGCGTCTGGGTCACGATGCCGATCTGGTTGGGCCTGTCCGGCACGGCCACCACCAGATCGTATTTCTGTGGCAGCAGGCTGCGGCGCACCACCGGCAGGCTGTCGCGGGTGCGTTTGCCCTCGTGCGCGGCGGCCAGCAGTTCCTCGGGTTCTTCAAGGTCCGCTTCCAGGCGGTCCAGCTGATACCTGAAGCGCCTCAGGGCCTCACGCAGCGCCGCCTTGTTCTCCACCACCATGTCGCGGCTCATGCGCGGATCGCCGCTGGCCACGCGGGTCAGGTCGCGGAAGCCCCCGGCAGCCAGCAGGCTCAGGCGCTCGTCGCGGGCCACCATGTGCGTCAGGGCCAGACTGGCCAGATACGGCAGGTGGCTGACCGTCGCCACCAGGGCGTCGTGTGCGTCGGGTGGCATGACCACCGGGGCCGCCCCCAGCCCTTCCACCAGTGTGCGGGCGCGGCTGAGGGCGGTCAGTGGGGTCTGGTCGGTGGGGGTCAGGACCCACACGGCGTTTTCCAGCAGCGCGGCGTTGGCGTGCGTAACTCCGCCGCGCTCGCTGCCCGCCATCGGATGGCCGGCCACGAAGTTGCGGACCATGAGCCGCTCCATCTCGGCGGCGATGCCGCCCTTGACACTGCCCACGTCGGTCACGAGCGCTGCCGGATTCAGAAAGGGGGCCAGTTCGTTCGCCAGCGGAAGCAGGGCGCGCATCGGGGCGGCCAGAACCACCAGATCGGCGTCGCGCAGCCACTCGCCCGCCGTGGGGCGCACCTCGTCCACCAGCCCCAGGGCCTCGGCCTCACGCAGCACGTCCACGCTGGCGTCCAGGCCGATCACGCGTCGGGCCAGGAAGCGCTGGCGCAGGCCACCGGCCACGCTGCCGCCAATCAGGCCCACCCCGGCCACCACCGCCGTCCCGAACAGCGGTGTGGGGGTCACGGGCAGGGGGGACAGGTCCGTCTCAGACATGACCGGGAGGCTAGCACGATGGGGGAGAGCCGGAATTGAAACGTGCAGCCGTCTTTCCTGGGGGTTGTGGGGTGAAGGGCCAGGCTTTTTTCTGAATGGGGATTACGTGTCACGAGAATCGCCTGAACTCTCCAAGGCCCAATCTCAACTGCAACTTTCAGCGCACGCGCCGCGCAGGGTCTGCCTCTATGCTTCCCACATGAGTGCCGCGCCTTCTCCCCCCATTATCGAAACGCACGAACTCCGCAAGGTCTACAAGAAGCGCGCGGTGGTGGACGGCCTGAACCTGCGCGTGCTGCCCGGCGAGGTCTTTGGGTTCCTGGGGCCGA
This DNA window, taken from Deinococcus humi, encodes the following:
- a CDS encoding nucleotide pyrophosphohydrolase, yielding MSQIAPPSLTFADASARVDAYISQFKEGYFPPLLLMARLTEEAGEVARVIAHEHGKTPKPGEPAGDLELELADLLFVMMCMANRGGISLERGFARMMDKVESRDANRWTRKDPQTGGGV
- a CDS encoding DUF4384 domain-containing protein; translated protein: MRTFLLLGTLALGLSACTVTVQPNANVQIQPQRSNLITGLRPDRGEGSTYAVGEAVRFQFSARVPGYVTLIALQSNGFASVLAQNVYVNAGTTFFPRPEDGVMYNLAEPRGIQRVRAIFTRVRPTTSLVLSGTYDGNRWNSTTTAYLTPYALGDRDVQETYLYIR
- the ftsH gene encoding ATP-dependent zinc metalloprotease FtsH; its protein translation is MTRAVRSLVLMWLLCAAPCSAALAQGEPVFPTATQTKPTDETPGTPAAPGTLPGGGYSTNRFFEDLKNGRVASVRLDSAGNASVTFLAGPSASSPAMRSLVVPPDGATLDKIRAANVPLRVVAGGSPFGWITQALPLVLTALILLVLWRSMRGASGGGNAASNFGKSKAAVIAEGQIKLNFTDVAGCDEAKQDLQEVVDFLRQPEKYHQLGARIPHGVLLVGPPGSGKTLLAKAVAGEAKVPYFSISGSDFVEMFVGVGAARVRDLFEQARKSAPCIVFIDEIDAVGRKRGVSMQGGNDEREQTLNQLLVEMDGFGSGQEVIILAATNRPDVLDAALLRPGRFDRQVVVDAPDVRGREHILRIHARKKPLDVSVDLGVVARRTAGMVGADLENLLNEAALQAAREGRNRITGRDVDEARDRVLMGPERRSMVVREADRKVTAYHEVGHALAAQLLPHANRVNKLTVVPRGRAAGFMMPDADDRLHVTRPALEDMIAVALAGRAAEEVIYGEVTTGAQNDFQQATNIARRMVTEWGMSDRIGKVALASDQAGYLGGGSQMQPMSEATAQEIDEEVRALIDAAYGRVLTLVREHLAAVHEIVRVLLSRETLYGEEFSTLLAGGQLAEPSPVSLSKTASLA
- a CDS encoding mechanosensitive ion channel family protein, which gives rise to MLEILLVQLSKPSVWLWLAIALVISYAIYRFGHLLLRALKDQIDARMLQALKWLWLVTVVVGYVAYATYKIYLPDVPVLFALGQNIAEGFRNTAGQAVVIVALALIAWRMVGNFSESIVPGDEEFNRRNVRVQTLKGVVESTLKVIIIIISLIAGLQALGVNATSLLAGVSVLGLAVGFGAQSLIKDVFTGFFILLEDQYGVGDVITVNSGTLSGNVERLNLRVTALRALDGTVHIVPNGQINTVSVSSKDWSRVVATVDVTYNANINDALRVLKAVSDELYAAEDWKRFFLEEPEIQGVTQLAADGVTLRALFKVLPKSQYAVGREFNRRIKIAMDQAGIEIPFPQRSLNFGGSPIEIKLTRDDGERRPPEQNRTRSPIKPSETRDPEDED
- a CDS encoding VOC family protein, with the protein product MPIHFHHVLLAAHDKAEAATFLAWLFGLNAPTFWGPFATVYLEDGTHIQFAKPETESIQMQHVAFLVDNRTFDEIYGRMLTSQLDHWADPQMTLPGQVNTHHGGRGVYFKDPTGHGLEIITRLPSS
- a CDS encoding glycosyltransferase family 2 protein, which produces MLDSRPPEAPSVAVIIPAYNEADTVADVVRVGLQLAPQVVVASDGSDDATAAVARAAGARVVELAENVGKGAALRAALDATNAEFIVMLDADLTGLTLDHLRRMLRPVISGELDMSIGVFEGGGFVTDWGNKLTPHLSGQRVCRRDWLLAVPHLGEERWPEPAITAHLKATGARWDYVELPQVGQVLKEKKRGFWNGAWARTRMYADLLTFRARRKKS
- a CDS encoding arginine--tRNA ligase, encoding MDLKAQLKTAVEDAAQQMGAAVDAAIQETPAGKAGDYGTPAAFLIAKAVGGNPAQIAAQLAQTVRLPEGIRKVEAAGPFLNFFVDVGAFVRGVVEQPFEMPRLSGKVVIEHTSVNPNKELHVGHLRNVVLGDSMARIFRAAGQTVEVQNYIDDTGRQAAESIFAVNHYGLEWDGVQKYDHWLGEGYVRLNADPAKAELEPGIREIMHRLEAGELRSEVEKVVHAHLQTCFRLGARYDLLNWESDVVGSGFLSKAMTILKDSKYTSSPNEGKYAGAFVMDVAEFMPGLEEPQVVLIRTDGTAMYAAKDIGYQFWKFGLFEGMKFKPFATDPEGRTVWTSAPDGQPDTEARFGHADEVINVIDSRQDHPQTVVRSSLGVAGHTEMKERSIHLSYAFVTLEGQTISGRKGVTVSADAAMDEAQNRALGELSKVNPELAAQAGADEIARRIGLGAIRFAMLKAEPTRKIDFRWEQALALNGDTAPYIQYAAVRAANILRRGQEAGFAVDGTGADWDTVPDIDLALAKQVAKLPQIVAQSVRVHSPHVVAQYALDLATSFNAWYNAKDRKGKPATNVLQSEEGLREARLALVSRLRQAFEETLDLIGIEVPAAM
- a CDS encoding alpha/beta hydrolase — its product is MSRFLSLIAVLAVTVPSVAGAATPPRTPVPNIPQSGTSPQPVDWLPLGQTGRESLLRIPDSCTYLPCPLVVVSHPRNQSAPRLRDSATFRVLIEALLDSHFAVLLSGDGGPATWGSPSAMKEVGQIHAAALKRFGWNGRTYALGLSMGGLMALRSALPGSPYRVGGVALIDAWTDLRVAWGASSTRRKEISVAYGTQSEPPPSMDPLMQTFKAPYLPLFVAASVSDGTVPALTNGERLYPHAALGNSEFVSLSGPHLGGNRFTPEMAQKLVNFYKRLEERATVKAAK
- a CDS encoding acyltransferase, translated to MTQTRFPPSAEPEPPSLPRPPEDPDATADAEGLIPPSEAEPGGRGPTLHKLTAIDLFRGITILEVVAHHTSGLALRYAVPDTLSFLLLQLINRTLHFAVPAFVFLSAVVLTRSLLRNFRPGRYFWRRLTRGAWPYLLWSALYIAWYVWTGQRPPDTLTDPDKWLFYLQYGKASYHLYFLLVALEVYLVIPLLLPLARRRPPIVLAILIGAALQLGIYLLNRSFLRLPYPASTVLWYILPITVGVAVGARLDEFPAWWRKYRLFLVAAAATAYALYLPQALAYVRGEALNPTVYSTLSWTYTTLMALTVLGVAYSLQRLRRPWRVGLGTIGMFSLQIYLIHPAILQTLELLHSPGGDPQGFALTILGYFLAALILPALLALLLVDTRLSKLIFGR
- a CDS encoding prephenate dehydrogenase: MSETDLSPLPVTPTPLFGTAVVAGVGLIGGSVAGGLRQRFLARRVIGLDASVDVLREAEALGLVDEVRPTAGEWLRDADLVVLAAPMRALLPLANELAPFLNPAALVTDVGSVKGGIAAEMERLMVRNFVAGHPMAGSERGGVTHANAALLENAVWVLTPTDQTPLTALSRARTLVEGLGAAPVVMPPDAHDALVATVSHLPYLASLALTHMVARDERLSLLAAGGFRDLTRVASGDPRMSRDMVVENKAALREALRRFRYQLDRLEADLEEPEELLAAAHEGKRTRDSLPVVRRSLLPQKYDLVVAVPDRPNQIGIVTQTLGAAGVNIKDIEVLAIREEGGALRLGLESADAVTQATGILRGAGFEVRGRG